Part of the Thunnus maccoyii chromosome 17, fThuMac1.1, whole genome shotgun sequence genome, atatactatatataccatcctattatactgttatatactatatataccatcctattataattatactatatataccatcctattataattatactatatataccatcctattatactgttatactatatataccatcctattatactgttatactatatataccatcctattatactgttatactatatataccatcctattatactgttatactatatataccatcctattataattatactatatataccatcctattataattatactatatataccatcctattataattatactatatataccatcctattatactgttattactatatataccatcctattatactgttatactatatataccatcctattatactgttatactatatataccatcctattatactgttatactatatataccatcctattatactgttatactatatataccatcctattataattatactatatataccatcctattatactgttattactATATATACCATCCTATTataattatactatatataccatcctattataattatactatatataccatcctattataattatactatatataccatcctattatactgttattactATATATACCATCCTATTataattatactatatataccatcctattataattatactatatataccatcctattatactgttatactatatataccatcctattataattatactatatataccaTCCAATTataattatactatatataccatcctattatactgttattactATATATACCATCCTATTataattatactatatataccatcctattatactgttattactATATATACCATCCTATTataattatactatatataccatcccattatactgttatactatatataccatcctattatactgttataatatatataccatcctattatactgttatactatatataccatcctattatactgttataatatatataccatcctattatactgttataatatatatatcatttcTAGTGAAGACTGGGTGGAGGTTTATCTCCAGACAGTTGGTTGCCTCTCTTTTCAGTACCTTTGATTTTTAAGGACAGTGGTTCTCAAGGTAgggtccagggacccccaggggtccttgagggggtttcAGGGGTCTCcaagcaaaaaggggaataatttattttcatccataagtaacacaatgaccGAACATACGACTATATtagtcatgggtttcatacacttccTGTGAGAAAACTTCTAGAGGAAAACATCTTATCAGATgagggtctgtggtctaatcTGTGTCAGTTTAGGGCCCATCATGTGGGAGAGTTTGAGAACTACTGTTTAAAGATGTGATCATATAGGAAGAGTCCTAACAACGTATAAATGTGGCTTAATTTAAGGTATTTACACGGAGGTTCATGAAAAGATAATCTTGTCTATAGATCAGCACCGTTTCAGACATCAGATACTATTAGAACTACTGTGAATAACAGTTTGTATGTGTTGTTAAGCTTAAtgtgacagacacagacaacacTATTAAAACTACTGAAAAGGGTCAATGCTGACTTAACTAAACATAAACTAAAGTTAAACTAGAAGAACCTGCAGATTCAACcaagtgaaatgtaaacgagcctgtaatcatacaacaaaCACtagaaatcataaataaatcaaatacatgtaggaattattctATATGACTGAAGTATAGagggagtatttttactgtttagaaaccatctgaatatgtcacataacaAACTTAAAGTAacgtcagactgtttctgctgctgaagcaaagagtgtaaaagtagttaatgactgatgatttataatcatggagccaattaacagtgagGATTATTGATCTCTGGCGTTTATCTGCAGTTGTCTGATGTTATTCTGACTGCAGCCATGAATCAGAGAGTAAAATcactattaaactattaaaatatgtgtttagtgtcgtaaACAATCtccgtttgttagaagctctgatttaaaaccagaaacacagaacaataaaatgtttctgctgatctataaaaatatatattgatcttttttacttgtcactttattataaactcaggacttttgtccatgtcgggatcctgtaggaatgatgacgCTTTATTTCCAGTGATGTGATTGGTCAGTAGGCGGAGTgctgctccggagcaggttaactgttcagcatcagttaccatggtgatgaacCTCTGAAGTCCATCACAATAAGAGatccatccctcctcctcctcctcctcctcctatttATTATTTCCGGATGCGTCCAAATCTAAGTCAGACATCCAGCAGTTCTGCAAACTAAAGGaagacaaacactgaagcagTGATCTGTAGTGAAGCTGCTGTTTGGTGTCCAAATACTTTTATAAAGTGTGTGTGCTattatttgttaaaataaatgccATTTGCTTTGACATTTTGTAATGTAATGCAATGAAATTCATACATTTTGAAGTGTCCAGATAGTTTTTAGTGCAGTGTTTGTAAAAGctgctctgtttcctctcttcacTCATACAACTGACGTccatgtacggatggatttgagaagttgtcatttggagtaaagaaggagaagaagaagtgaaatcctgctactatagtttgtttacgtagcctccggagccggaggaagcttcctgaagctgaccaatcagaacagagcgggctcatcaggaggcggggccttaaagagacaggagctaaaacgacctgtttcagacagaggctgaactgaggggctgcataaaggaccagtagaagatcaataaggagtttttaactggaaatcatgcaaagatattccagtagagccccagaatataaatatagagctggaaatatgcagaatatcTGTCCTTTAATGACTCTACCCAGTCTCTCCATATCATTCTCACTTTACCACCAAGTCAGATAAATCAGCAGAGTGTAAAATGAGTGGAAACACTGTAGTGGACAGTTAGCGTCCTGCTGATGGTCCAGCTGGTGAATGGGGTGGTTGGAGATTTCTTAGCTTATTACGAGGCTTATTCGCTGTAAGGGGATTAGAAGCACAGAACAGCAGGTTAACAGGAGCCTCaaaactcttcttctctgcctcccTATTCGCTCCGTGACTCTGTAACTGTGGCAGGACTCACGCTGCCGAGGACGAGGGGAGGCTGGAGGGAAGACAGACCCGCAGCGGCTGTTAGATGATTGACAGCTTTAAGTCAACAAGGTAAGATTCTCTACAGCATCTTCAGTAGAGCGTCAGCTGGTTGAATCATGTCTCTGAGGTGGCAGCTACTGCACTCATCTCAACTCTCATCTTTACTTTCATTTTGTTCCAGTACAGAGTGTCAGTCAAGGTTAGTGTGTTCTTTATTTCACATAACAAATGAGTTGAGCTGCCTTTTTTCCTCAATGTTCCACCTATTTTAAGGATGTCTTATACTCACTCTGAGTTTTTGGTGGTAAAATGCAAAGAGTGTCACATGAGAGCAGGGTTATGACTGTAATCAAAAGGGCTGAAGAACAGGAACCTTTGTATTGTGGGTAGATTATTTTCAGGTAATGTATTACTATTTATAAATCTGATTGACGCTCTATAAAAAAACTGGATAAGATttcctgtttacatttgtaACACAGGAACTCTCGGCTCTGTTATTGGTTTTCTGTGGTTTCGTTGATTTAGCTTTAGTTTCACTGTTGGAGTTATTGATGAGAATGATTTGTGTGTCACCTGTTCAAAGATGGGTTAGTTTAAAGATGCTCTGCTGTAAATAGTGTTTATGAGCTGTATGAAGCTGTTCAGTCAACAGGGGGAGAGTGGTATCTGAGCATGCTCAGAAAAAATATATCCAGAGAATCtttcattttgaatgttttgacaTGAATAATTTGTACTGAACAGATTATGAGCCCTTTCACTCTGCTGTGGTTGAGTTTGGAGAGTAAAAGGCTCCATTCTCACACagccagttttatttttttacattcagtatcAGCACAAGTTTAGGTAAACCTTGACCCTCTTCCTTCCCTGCAGCGGTCACATCCTGGTTGTGCGTCGGAGTTGTGGACAGCAGTCAAGAATACCTAAAATACCTCGCTAAGCTGCTTATGACGCTCTGCAGAGAGCAGCCTCTGGCCTTgtccttcctctttcctcctgctTTCCTATGAAGAGAGGCCctccctgacctctgacctctcagaCCCCTGTGGACTGGATGTGAAGGCTATGACTTGAGGTGACAACAGACTGTATAAGTAACTGATGATGCCCAACACTGTTTTTATGATAGGATTTTAAGTTGAGTTTGATTTTAAGTCAGGAGCATCCACATATGGGCAGCAGGGTGGAAGCGATGAGAAGCAAGTGGAACCTGATTGGAGGAGACTGTCTGGAAGAGATCAATCACTCAAAACAGTCCCCTCTATAAAGCAGACCACAAACCCCACCGATGTTCTTGTGCCTCCATCTTTACAAATTAATGTTTGTCAGAACATTGTTCAAACTCACAgacatttttcttattaataCGATAATTGTAAATATATCCACAAACAGGCACAgtattaattaatcaaataataaaattagCTGCTGGGATCATGCCGTGTTGCACTGCACCTTAAGGTGCTGCAGTCTGTGAGCATGTCGGCTGGCGCTTGGACGTGACACACATAAACCCAGAGGACGGACATGGCAGTCGGTAAGGTGACCTTCAccaaaggggagagagagaagctggcTGAGGTCCTCTGCCTGCTCAACTGGATCTCTGTGGTGACGGGCACCACCCTCTTTGGCCTGGGCTTATTCCTCAAAGTAGAGATTCAGAAATGGCAAGAGGTGATGTCAGAGCAGGGGGTGTTGTATGTGCCACATATGCTGATCGCCACAGGCCTGGCAGCCTGCTGCATCAACTTCCTGGGCGGGAAGATCTGCCTGGACTGCGCCGACACCAACAAATTCCTGCGCTGGAAGTTGGTGATGATGCCGTACGTCATCTGCACCTTCTTCTTCACCTCCTGCGTCCTGGCGGGGGCGCTCATGTGCTACAGCATTCGCAGCCAGCTGGAGGAGTCGCTGTTCCTGGGCCTGCGGAGCGCCATGCGCTACtacaaagacacagacacacctggCCGCTGCTACCTGAAGAGGACTCTGGACCTGCTGCAAATCCAGTTCCAGTGCTGTGGGAACACCGGGTACCGGGACTGGTTCCAGGTCCAGTGGATCAGCAACCGATACCTGGACATGACCAGCAGCACTGTGGTGGAGTAAGTGAAGCTGGTGGTTCCAGTGAATCCAGCTGGTCTCCAGAAGATTCTGTCTTCGTCTAGTTCAGTGTTACTGAAGCTTTAATTGGCAGTTCGCATCACAGCTAATAATTATGATGATGGAGCCAGCACACATAATTCACAAGCACTAGGGATTAGGAGTTTAGGGTttggggtttagggttaggggtttaaGGGTTTAGGGGTTTAGGGATTAGGAGTTTAGGGTttggggtttagggttaggggtttaaGGGTTTAGAGGTTTAGGGTTACGGGTTAGGAGTTTAGGGTTCAGgatttagggttaggggtttagggatttagggttaggggtttatGGTTTAGGGTTTACGGTTAGgggtttagggtttaggggtttATGGTTTAGGGTTAGAGGTTTAggggtttaggggttaggggtttatggtttagggtttaggggtttaggggttaggagTTTAGGGTTTGGGGTTTAGAGTTAGGGGTTTAGGGTTGAGGGGTTTAGGgatttagggttaggggtttagGGATTAGgagtttagggttaggggtttagGGATTAGGGAttaggggtttagggttaggggtttagggttcagggtttagggttaggggtttagggtttaggggtttATGGTTTAgggtcgtgtgtgtgtgcatgtgagtgtgtgtgtgagtgtgtgtgtgagtgtgtgcatgtgagtgtgtgcgtgtgtgtgagtgtgtgcatgtgagtgtgtgcgtgtgagtgtgtgtgtgagtgtgtgcatgtgagtgtgtgcgtgtgtgtgagtgtgtgcatgtgtgtgtgtgcgtgagtgtgtgtgcgtgtgagtgtgtgcgtgtgtgtgtgcgtgagtgtgtgtgcgtgtgagtgtgtgcgtgtgtgtgtgtgtgagtgtgtgcatgtgagtgtgtgcgtgtgagtgtgtgtgtgagtgtgtgcatgtgagtgtgtgcgtgtgtgagtgtgcgtgtgtgcgtgtgagtgtgtgcgtgtgagtgtgtgtgtgtgcgtgtgtgtgtgagtgtgcgtgtgagtgtgtgtgagtgtgtgcgtgtgagtgtgtgtgtgtgtgcgtgtgagtgtgtgtgtgagtgtgcgtgtgagtgtgtgtgcgtgtgagtgtgagtgtgtgtgtgagtgtgcgtgtgagtgtgagtgtgtgtgtgagtgtgcgtgtgagtgtgagtgtgtgtgcgtgtgagtgcgtgtgagtgtgtgtgcgtgtgagtgtgtgcgtgtgagtgtgtgtgtgtgtgtgtgtgtgagtgtgtgtgtgtgtgtgtgtgtgcgtgtatgtgtgtgtgagtgtgtgtgtgagtgtgcgtgtgagtgtgtgagagtgtgtgcgtgtgagtgtgtgcgtgtgagtgtgtgtgtgtgtgtgcgtgtgagtgtgtgtgtgtgagtgtgtgtgtgtgtgtgcgtgtgagtgtgtgagagtgtgtgtgtgtgagtgtgtgcgtgtgagtgtgtgtgtgtgtgtgcgtgtgagtgtgtgtgtgtgagtgcgtgtgtgtgcgtgtgagtgtgtgcgtgtgagtgtgtgtgtgtgtgtgtgtgagtgtgagtgtgtgtgtgagtgtgcgtgtgagtgtgagtgtgtgtgtgagtgtgcgtgtgagtgtgagtgtgtgtgtgagtgtgtgtgcgtgtgagtgtgagtgtgtgtgtgagtgtgcgtgtgagtgtgagtgtgtgtgtgagtgtgcgtgtgagtgtgagtgtgtgtgcgtgtgagtgcgtgtgagtgtgtgtgcgtgtgagtgtgtgcgtgtgagtgtgtgtgtgtgtgtgtgtgagtgtgtgtgtgtgtgtgtgtgtgcgtgtatgtgtgtgtgagtgtgtgtgtgagtgtgcgtgtgagtgtgtgagagtgtgtgcgtgtgagtgtgtgcgtgtgagtgtgtgtgtgtgtgtgcgtgtgagtgtgtgtgtgtgagtgtgtgtgtgtgtgtgcgtgtgagtgtgtgagagtgtgtgtgtgtgagtgtgtgcgtgtgagtgtgtgtgtgtgtgtgcgtgtgagtgtgtgtgtgtgagtgcgtgtgtgtgcgtgtgagtgtgtgcgtgtgagtgtgtgtgtgtgtgtgcgtgtgagtgtgagtgtgtgtgagtgtgcgtgtgagtgtgtgtgagtgtgtgtgtgtgtgcgtgtgtgtgtgtgtgtgtgtgtgtgagtgtgtgtgcgtgtgtgtgtgagtgtgcgtgtgagtgtgtgtgagtgtgtgcgtgtgagtgtgtgtgtgtgtgcgtgtgagtgtgtgtgcgtgtgagtgtgagtgtgtgtgtgagtgtgcgtgtgagtgtgagtgtgtgtgtgagtgtgcgtgtgagtgtgagtgtgtgtgcgtgtgagtgcgtgagtgtgtgtgcgtgtgagtgtgtgcgtgtgagtgtgtgtgtgtgtgtgtgtgtgtgagtgtgtgtgtgtgtgtgtgtgtgcgtgtatgtgtgtgtgagtgtgagtgtgcgtgtgagtgtgtgtgtgcgtgtgagtgtgtgtgtgtgtgtgtgagtgtgtgcgtgtgagtgtgtgtgtgtgagtgcgtgtgagtgtgtgtgtgtgcgtgtgagtgtgtgcgtgtgagtgtgtgtgtgtgtgtgcgtgtgagtgtgagtgtgtgtgagtgtgcgtgtgagtgtgtgtgagtgtgtgtgtgtgtgcgtgtgtgtgtgtgtgtgtgagtgtgtgtgcgtgtgtgtgtgtgtgtatgtgtgtgtgtgtgtgtgtgtgtgtgagtgagtgtgtgtgtgtgtgtgagtgtgtgtatgtgtgtgtgagtgtgtgtgagtgtgtgagtgtgtgtgtgtgtgtgtgtgagtgtgtgtgagtgtgtgtgtgtgtgagtgtgtgtgagtgagtgtgtgtgtgtgtgtgagtgtgtgtatgtgtgtgtgagtgtgtgtgagtgtgtgagtgtgtgtgtgtgtgtgtgtgtatgtgtgtgagtgtgtgttgaagGACGTCTGGTGGTTGTGACCGTTTTAtcgttttatatttatattatataggGTTAgggtatagtatagtatattaGTATATTAACACTCCTCCCGGCCACAGGGGGCAGCAGAGATCTGCACTCTTCCAGTTTAAGTTGCTCATTAGCTGCAGCTCCTGGCTGTTCTAGCTGTTGATTGGCTGTTTGaggcaaataaacacagattgCAATAATCCTCCAGTGATCAAATGCAAACATATTAATTTGAGcaatttaataaaacaacaacaacgaaaAACTTCCTGTTCAATCTGAATCTACTTTCTGGTCGATCTGACTGATTCCTTAGAGGAGCCGCTAGTTTCTAGAGGAACCCGGGTGTTCTTATGGGTTCTAGAGGATCCTCTAAAATGACTTAGAGTTTAGGTGGTGATAGTGGAGATGTGGGGTTACACAGGATCAGCTCTGATGTTAGCTTTACTGGAGTTTATTTGATATCTTTATGTTTTGATATTTGTAAACATACTATTCTAGTTTCCCACTGGAGGAGCTTAGTATGGAGGTTTTCATTCCAATGAGAAGAGTTCAGTTACCTTAATTCATATGAATGCTGGTAACGCTGCTGGTGCATTCTGGTTATTTTTCCAGGCTGTTTTCATGTATGTGCTACCGCTGCTGTTTGCTCACATGAATGTTACCTGATGAAAGTCTGAGCACagtaacactgaaaataaaatgagtacGAGTGAGCAACGGTTTTactaaaacaaaaatctaaaatccTTTAAGTATTTCAGGACTCAGGCTGCAACAGATTTGgtcaatttaacattttcttcatttcaacATGAAAACTGCAGCACATCTCCATAAGATGATCCACACGATGTACCATCACATCTCACCAGAAACCACAACACTGAATTTAGCTGCACAGAACATCTCAGTAGACACAGCTGTCCCTAAACAACatgtgagaaaataaaacatattagaGACAGTTCTTTTTGTCAGTAGACAGTAACCATAGTATTAGGCCACTTGTCCACTGCAGTTAAGCCTGGAAGCTagtggggtcaaaggtcatgggATTAATTAGGCTTAACTAGCAGGTTCAACCCAGCTTCAGGTGACTCAATATAACCTGTCTGCAGGATTTAGAGAGAATCAATCTGATCAATGAGACAACTGAATTTAAACACTGGAGAGATGTCAGCAACACTTTACTCACTTCCAACTCATTACACTTATAGTACTTATAGTACTTACATACTTACAGTACTCACACACTTACAGTACTTACATACTTACAATACTTACACGCCTACAGTACTTACATACTTACAATAACACATCTACAGTACTTACATACTTACAGTACTTACACACCTACAGTACTTACATACTTAAAGTACTTATGTACATGAATATGGAGCCGTTCAATTCAACTGTTTTAATGCACTGACTCAGTGTAAGTTCTGTACATACAACAGTATCAGCTGTAGTTGTGACACTTGCATGTGCACTAGTGATAGTAGTGGCAGTAgcattagtaataataataataatagtaataataataataataataataataacaactttatatagtactttttaaaactactgttaaaaagtgcttcacaaacacagacaaataaaaaagcaggaaaataatcaaataaaaaatcacagtcaacaaataaaatacgacataaaacagttaaaagcaAAGATAAAATAATGGATACTGGCTTTGGAGGACTTGGGGATCTCTGATCATCTGTGCATCAGGTTTCTCTCCATGTTTCATACTGTtcccaataaacaataaaacttcTACTGACAGCAACGTCTCTGATGCTTATATAGTTTCTTCCTGTTCTTCCTGCCTGAGCACAGAGGAGTTTATCACCTGGTTCAAAGCTACTTATGTAGACATCTTGGACTCTGTTACTCCACTCAAAATCAGAAAACCTAAAACTAAGACTCAACTCTGGCTCAATGATGACGCCTGTGCTCTCAGGCAATTATGTAgtaaagcagagagaaaatggaagaaagaCAGGCTTCAAGTTTCATAGGACATGATGAGAAGCTGCAAGGGCAAAATACTTTGCTGATATTATTCCCAGAAATTCCCCCAGTCCTTAACCCTGCTGCTACTGCCGGCCTTGTTTCAACCACAGTCACCTGTGATGAATTTCTCAACTTTTTCACAAGTAAAATTAATAACATCCAATCAGCTATTTCACCTCCTGCCTACAACTCCGCTATCCTCCCTCCTTGTTCTGCTGTCCCAAGTAAGTTTGAGCTTGTGTCCCTTGTCCATATTAAAGACGTAGTCTCACACACTAAGCCAACTACTCATCATTGTTCCTACATGCCTGCTAAACAGTAGTCTAGCTAATGGTTCTGTTCCCTCCTGCTTTAAACATGCGGTAGTACGTCCCATTATTAAAAAGCTCAACCTTGATCAAACTGTTCTAAATCATTTCTGGCCTATTTCAAAGCTGCCATTTTTATCTAAAGTCATGAAAAAAGTCTATCGTCTATTGTCAGCTCTTGTCaattttataaaaaaacaatatagagaaatttcagtcaggtttCAGGTCTCATCACAGCAGGGAGTCATCTCTATTTACAGTCTCCAACGATCTACTGCTGTCTCTTGACTCTGATAAATGTGCCATTCTTATTCTACTTGACCTTAGCTCCGCCTCCAATACAGTCGACCACTCTTGAACCGTCTCAAGCACCAGGTTGATATTGAGAGTAGCGCCCTCCAGTGGTTTGCCTCATACCTAGCAGACAGATCATTTTCCTCCTCGTCTGCTCTCATCACCTGTGGAGTACCTCAAGGCTCCATTTTAGGGCCCATATTATTCACCTTACACATGCTCCCTCTTGGCTCCATCTTTAATAAACATAATATCTtccattgctatgcagatgacactcagCTATACCTCCCATTAGAACCTGGTAATATATAATAACACATTTAGGTCCCTCCTTGACTGCCTCCAGGATGTGAAATATTGGATGGCAAAAAAAGTGTCCTCAGTTAAATGATAATAAGACAGAAGTGGTCTGACTTGGTCCCTCCTTCTCTATCAGGGGCATGGCTAATAGGCTCCTGGACCCTAACCTGCAAGCCCACACCAGAAATCTTGGAGTCATCTTCAATCCAGCTTTAAATTTTGACAAACAAATTAACTCTGTTGTCAAAGGTTGTTTTTTCCAGCCAAGAAATATCACCAAACTTAAACCGTTCCtcttatttattataataataataactttatttatatagcaccttttaaaaacaaagtttacaaagtgctttgacagacaaagcaaaagcagtacaatgcaaagcaaagacatgaaacagaaaacaataacagatcTGACCTTAATAAGATGGCAgccaaaggcaaagaaagacaataaagagatgataaaaagtttaaaagaaagatgatctaaagacaacattacataaaagtAAGTCTGTGgaaatgggttttaagaagtgatttaaaagaagttactgATTCTGACTGCAGGACTCCAGTCTCCCTCAGATAACCACGTCTCtgtgattataaaaaaaaaagcttattgACCTGAAGATTGTCACAAATGCCTTAGTTTCCTCTTGGCTGGATTACTGCAATGCTCTTCATCTTGGCATTAACCAGTCATCCTTGTCTTGCTTGCAGCTGGTGCAGAATGCTGCTGTTAGGCTACTAACTGGTACCAGTAAGAGAGACAGCATCACAACAGTACTGGTGTCCGGTCATCATAGCATTGGCTATCGGTCAAGTATAGGACTGAGTTTAAGgttctattatttgtttttaaagctttacatgGCCTGGGGCCCCAGTACACCTCTGAGTTCCTCTGCCCTCTTTCCAAAACCAGATCTCCCAGATCCTCAGACCAGCTGCTCCTGGCTGTCCCTCGATCAGGGCTGAGGGATAAGAGTGATCATGCATTCGCAGTAGCTGCCCCAAAACTTTGGAACAGTTTA contains:
- the LOC121882536 gene encoding photoreceptor outer segment membrane glycoprotein 2-like, with the protein product MAVGKVTFTKGEREKLAEVLCLLNWISVVTGTTLFGLGLFLKVEIQKWQEVMSEQGVLYVPHMLIATGLAACCINFLGGKICLDCADTNKFLRWKLVMMPYVICTFFFTSCVLAGALMCYSIRSQLEESLFLGLRSAMRYYKDTDTPGRCYLKRTLDLLQIQFQCCGNTGYRDWFQVQWISNRYLDMTSSTVVDRLRSNVEGKYLMDGVPFSCCSTFSPRPCIQQQVSNSSAHFNYDQQSQQLNLWRRGCRQALLDHYTGIMQSIGLTVLLIWLFELLVLTGVRYLQTAMENVLRLGDPDSESDGWILENSLAETARSNFNIIKNLGKCYQGDDDPNINIPTAAAEQEVPSQQVQIPVTS